A DNA window from Caretta caretta isolate rCarCar2 chromosome 7, rCarCar1.hap1, whole genome shotgun sequence contains the following coding sequences:
- the GPRIN2 gene encoding G protein-regulated inducer of neurite outgrowth 2 produces the protein MAANSHQVQTHSPQETLNSVCHHPLNLNSHPLSKSSSSLACIGQVSSDERQSSKQDLKKSLSSTVCQTQVSENDVGSTPSSEWSSTQSGMVESSSAVRTTSDHAQGDNVQNRATTTNRFLTVDQIPISLEEKDTRMHVKSSTVENISSVCDTHQQSVTRTEGLEAVVQRSHSDLTCSCKQQSSVTHMETSATHSIISSSSSSYDTSVHNTSFLRPRYGSGTYENTPNYQNQVTQITTSYSDQKVPTNSFDSGGVTYNTTIYTDPGTFHTAILGPHMPGSGFPNRTMCSQSIGLSQGGMTYSNVSSGIYPATVMTIHNSTALPCSARQDSAMKIDGTVSAYCHSLPIPSLQLVPRLVYSVSESGREQVTPGYRQSLPTSDIMTFPKLVSSVSESGLDAKRILKCCSVPGEHLSHAQHCIQQSRAQQETKASYIVLHDQQRADLIMKTKDTWTMTSMNDLTKGLKSPLQCKDAEVQTISTVECKSVATSPSVVAEGHPHVFPEVNLEHDQEAPKSPVREVRWDDEGMTWEVYGAAVDPEVLGLAIQKHLEIQIEQFQTEPIELSRKSTEESPPAKEAKKRPFRTMMHSLRHPSCCARSNTVVE, from the coding sequence ATGGCAGCCAACAGCCACCAGGTCCAAACCCATTCCCCTCAGGAAACACTAAATTCTGTTTGCCACCATCCCCTGAATCTGAACAGCCACCCTCTGTCTAAGAGCTCCTCAAGTCTGGCGTGCATTGGGCAAGTGAGTTCTGATGAAAGACAGAGCAGCAAACAAGATCTCAAGAAGAGCCTCAGTAGTACTGTCTGCCAGACACAGGTGAGTGAGAATGATGTTGGAAGTACCCCTAGTTCTGAATGGTCTTCTACACAGTCGGGAATGGTGGAAAGTTCATCTGCTGTCAGAACGACGAGTGATCATGCACAAGGTGATAATGTGCAGAACAGAGCTACCACTACAAACCGCTTCCTGACCGTTGACCAGATTCCAATATCCCTGGAAGAAAAGGACACTAGGATGCATGTCAAGAGTAGCACTGTTGAAAACATTTCTTCAGTCTGTGATACACACCAGCAAAGTGTGACTAGAACGGAAGGACTGGAAGCTGTAGTTCAGAGAAGCCATTCTGACCTAACATGCAGTTGCAAGCAGCAGAGTTCTGTCACCCACATGGAAACCAGTGCCACACACTCCATTATAAGTTCTTCTAGCAGTAGTTATGATACATCAGTGCATAACACCTCTTTCCTAAGACCGAGATATGGCTCTGGAACATATGAAAATACTCCTAACTATCAAAACCAGGTGACTCAGATTACCACGTCATATAGCGACCAAAAAGTGCCCACAAACAGCTTTGACAGTGGCGGTGTAACATATAACACTACCATTTATACAGATCCTGGAACATTTCACACTGCCATTCTAGGACCACACATGCCAGGAAGTGGTTTCCCAAACAGGACAATGTGCAGTCAATCAATTGGGCTTAGTCAAGGTGGCATGACTTACAGTAACGTATCAAGCGGTATATACCCTGCCACAGTGATGACAATTCACAACAGCACTGCTCTACCCTGCAGTGCAAGGCAGGACTCTGCTATGAAGATAGACGGCACTGTTTCTGCCTATTGCCATTCTTTGCCAATACCATCTCTTCAACTTGTTCCAAGGTTGGTATACTCAGTTAGTGAATCGGGAAGAGAACAGGTAACTCCTGGATATCGTCAGTCCTTGCCTACttcagatatcatgacctttccTAAACTTGTGTCATCTGTTAGCGAATCAGGTCTGGATGCAAAGCGAATCCTGAAATGCTGTAGTGTTCCTGGGGAGCATCTGTCACATGCTCAGCACTGCATTCAACAGAGCAGAGCTCAACAGGAAACGAAGGCTTCTTACATTGTGTTGCATGACCAGCAACGTGCAGATTTGATAATGAAGACTAAAGACACATGGACTATGACCTCTATGAATGACTTAACCAAAGGACTGAAATCTCCTCTTCAGTGCAAAGATGCAGAGGTACAAACCATTTCAACAGTGGAATGCAAGTCTGTGGCCACAAGCCCATCTGTTGTAGCTGAAGGTCATCCTCATGTGTTCCCAGAGGTTAATTTAGAACATGACCAAGAGGCCCCAAAGTCTCCAGTACGTGAAGTGAGATGGGATGATGAAGGGATGACATGGGAAGTATATGGGGCAGCAGTGGACCCAGAAGTTCTTGGATTAGCCATTCAAAAACATCTTGAAATTCAGATAGAACAATTCCAGACAGAGCCTATAGAGCTCTCTAGGAAAAGTACTGAGGAGTCACCTCCAGCTAAAGAGGCAAAGAAAAGGCCATTTAGAACAATGATGCACTCTTTGAGACACCCAAGCTGCTGTGCCCGTTCCAATACTGTTGTGGAGTGA